A genome region from Glycine max cultivar Williams 82 chromosome 5, Glycine_max_v4.0, whole genome shotgun sequence includes the following:
- the LOC102667346 gene encoding uncharacterized protein isoform X3 produces the protein MRNSLHNSNSSQDNFDLMLTKHRQIELEALEKAIQEGLEAYDKMQGELVKARASLTKILTSKDAKVTVDKNDDIYEVCHRVFKQNDKSIHIQPRYCLKCGSYCELESLHAAVGCRMQYCRNKFESNIPYSIITFVLLIFWIFRHPLYYRLCDGRTREVRPKISCSSKVSREGAQSMKNLGI, from the exons ATGAGGAATTCTTTGCACAACTCAAATTCGAGTCAGGACAACTTTGATTTGATGTTGACAAAACATAG ACAGATTGAGCTGGAGGCTCTAGAGAAAGCCATACAAGAAGGATTAG AAGCCTATGATAAGATGCAAGGTGAACTTGTAAAAGCCAGGGCAAGCCTAACCAAAATCTTGACATCAAAGGATGCCAAAGTAACT GTTGACAAGAATGATGACATTTATGAAGTATGTCATCGTGTCTTCAAACAAAATGATAAATCTATTCATATTCAACCTAGATACTGTTTGAAATGTGGTTCTTACTGTGAGTTGGAGTCTTTGCATGCTGCAGTTG GTTGCAGGATGCAATATTGTCGCAACAAATTTGAATCAAACATCCCATATTCTATTATTACCTTTGTTCTATTGATATTTTGGATTTTCAGGCACCCCTTGTATTACAGACTGTGTGATGGCAGAACTCGAGAAGTTAGGCCAAAAATATCGTGTAGCTCTAAG gtgtcgagggaaggagcccaaagtatgaagaacctcgggatttga
- the LOC102667346 gene encoding uncharacterized protein isoform X1, which translates to MRNSLHNSNSSQDNFDLMLTKHRQIELEALEKAIQEGLGLLIIIRRKKKCRNLPKIYAHALLLSSNTEAYDKMQGELVKARASLTKILTSKDAKVTVDKNDDIYEVCHRVFKQNDKSIHIQPRYCLKCGSYCELESLHAAVGCRMQYCRNKFESNIPYSIITFVLLIFWIFRHPLYYRLCDGRTREVRPKISCSSKVSREGAQSMKNLGI; encoded by the exons ATGAGGAATTCTTTGCACAACTCAAATTCGAGTCAGGACAACTTTGATTTGATGTTGACAAAACATAG ACAGATTGAGCTGGAGGCTCTAGAGAAAGCCATACAAGAAGGATTAGGTTTGTTAAtaataattagaagaaaaaaaaagtgtaggaATTTACCAAAGATATATGCTCACGCCTTGCTCCTATCTTCTAATACAGAAGCCTATGATAAGATGCAAGGTGAACTTGTAAAAGCCAGGGCAAGCCTAACCAAAATCTTGACATCAAAGGATGCCAAAGTAACT GTTGACAAGAATGATGACATTTATGAAGTATGTCATCGTGTCTTCAAACAAAATGATAAATCTATTCATATTCAACCTAGATACTGTTTGAAATGTGGTTCTTACTGTGAGTTGGAGTCTTTGCATGCTGCAGTTG GTTGCAGGATGCAATATTGTCGCAACAAATTTGAATCAAACATCCCATATTCTATTATTACCTTTGTTCTATTGATATTTTGGATTTTCAGGCACCCCTTGTATTACAGACTGTGTGATGGCAGAACTCGAGAAGTTAGGCCAAAAATATCGTGTAGCTCTAAG gtgtcgagggaaggagcccaaagtatgaagaacctcgggatttga
- the LOC102667346 gene encoding uncharacterized protein isoform X2, whose protein sequence is MRNSLHNSNSSQDNFDLMLTKHRQIELEALEKAIQEGLGLLIIIRRKKKCRNLPKIYAHALLLSSNTEAYDKMQGELVKARASLTKILTSKDAKVTVDKNDDIYEVCHRVFKQNDKSIHIQPRYCLKCGSYCELESLHAAVGCRMQYCRNKFESNIPYSIITFVLLIFWIFRHPLYYRLCDGRTREVRPKISCSSKDIG, encoded by the exons ATGAGGAATTCTTTGCACAACTCAAATTCGAGTCAGGACAACTTTGATTTGATGTTGACAAAACATAG ACAGATTGAGCTGGAGGCTCTAGAGAAAGCCATACAAGAAGGATTAGGTTTGTTAAtaataattagaagaaaaaaaaagtgtaggaATTTACCAAAGATATATGCTCACGCCTTGCTCCTATCTTCTAATACAGAAGCCTATGATAAGATGCAAGGTGAACTTGTAAAAGCCAGGGCAAGCCTAACCAAAATCTTGACATCAAAGGATGCCAAAGTAACT GTTGACAAGAATGATGACATTTATGAAGTATGTCATCGTGTCTTCAAACAAAATGATAAATCTATTCATATTCAACCTAGATACTGTTTGAAATGTGGTTCTTACTGTGAGTTGGAGTCTTTGCATGCTGCAGTTG GTTGCAGGATGCAATATTGTCGCAACAAATTTGAATCAAACATCCCATATTCTATTATTACCTTTGTTCTATTGATATTTTGGATTTTCAGGCACCCCTTGTATTACAGACTGTGTGATGGCAGAACTCGAGAAGTTAGGCCAAAAATATCGTGTAGCTCTAAG gatATTGGATAG
- the LOC102667346 gene encoding uncharacterized protein isoform X4 — MRNSLHNSNSSQDNFDLMLTKHRQIELEALEKAIQEGLGLLIIIRRKKKCRNLPKIYAHALLLSSNTEAYDKMQGELVKARASLTKILTSKDAKVTVDKNDDIYEVCHRVFKQNDKSIHIQPRYCLKCGSYCELESLHAAVGTPCITDCVMAELEKLGQKYRVALR, encoded by the exons ATGAGGAATTCTTTGCACAACTCAAATTCGAGTCAGGACAACTTTGATTTGATGTTGACAAAACATAG ACAGATTGAGCTGGAGGCTCTAGAGAAAGCCATACAAGAAGGATTAGGTTTGTTAAtaataattagaagaaaaaaaaagtgtaggaATTTACCAAAGATATATGCTCACGCCTTGCTCCTATCTTCTAATACAGAAGCCTATGATAAGATGCAAGGTGAACTTGTAAAAGCCAGGGCAAGCCTAACCAAAATCTTGACATCAAAGGATGCCAAAGTAACT GTTGACAAGAATGATGACATTTATGAAGTATGTCATCGTGTCTTCAAACAAAATGATAAATCTATTCATATTCAACCTAGATACTGTTTGAAATGTGGTTCTTACTGTGAGTTGGAGTCTTTGCATGCTGCAGTTG GCACCCCTTGTATTACAGACTGTGTGATGGCAGAACTCGAGAAGTTAGGCCAAAAATATCGTGTAGCTCTAAGGTAG